The sequence GCAAAGTCTAGTGGTGTCGCCCCCATTGGCAAATCAACAACATCACCTCTTGGGGTAAACGCATAAACCCTGTCATCAAATACCTGACTGCGAAGCTCATCCAACATCTCGCCAGAATCGGACATCTCTTCTTGCCAATCGAGTAATTTACGCAGCCATGTGATCTTTTCATCGTATCCGCTACGACCTGAAGATGCGCCTTCCTTATATTTCCAGTGCGCAGCAACACCAAGTTCAGAATCTTCATGCATCTGTTTCGTTCTGATCTGAATCTCGATTGTTTTGCCTTCTGGCCCAAGAATAACGGTATGAATAGACTGATAACCGTTTGGTTTTGGATTGGCAACGTAATCATCAAATTCACTAGGAAGGTGCTTATATTTGGTATGAACAATACCTAATGCGGCGTAACAATCTTGGATTTCATCAGCAATAATTCGTACGGCCCTAACATCAAAAAGCTCATCAAATGCCAGACTCTTCTTCTGCATTTTTCGCCAGATACTATAGATATGTTTAGGACGCCCACTTACTTCAGCATTGATGTTAGTCGCTTTCATTTCAGACATTAAATCTGTCACAAAATCGTCTATATAACGTTCACGTACAATTCTACGTTCTGAAATTTGTTTAGCGATCTGCTTATAAATATCCGATTGTTGATAGCGAAAAGCGTAATCTTCGATTTCCCATTTCAACTGACCTATACCGAGCCTATTGGCCAGCGGTGCATATATGTTCGCACACTCTTTTGCCGCCATTTGACGTACTTCAATCGGCTTATCTTTTACTTCACGAAGGTTACAAATACGTTCAGCAAGTTTAATAATGACACAGCGAAAATCATCTACCATTGCCAATAACATCCGACGAACATTATCGACTTGACCCGAGGCACCAGAGCCTTCTAGCGTGACATTAAGTTGACCAATTGCAGCCATCTCTTCCACACCGTCAATAAGCTTCATTATTTCCTTGCCATAGACATCTTCTAGCTCTTCTCTTTCGAAAAATCCGCTAGAAACCACCGGAAATAATTGAGCTGCAACCAACGTAGGTCGGTCCATTGACAGAGTGATCAATATTTCGATCATCTCTCTGCCACGCCAAAGCAACAACGATGATTGCTCCTTGCCTTCTAAGTGAGTTTCACACTGTCTATAAACTTCCAGTAATTTTGTACTGGTTTTATTATCTTGATTTAAGCTAGAGATCCATGTCTCTAGCTCAAATTCTTCATCTTTGTTTAAGTGCGCACTACGTACCGCAACCATTTTAATTCCTAGCTTTTTCTATTTTTAAAAACTGACATTGTTGTCATATTAATTTGGTTTCAACTCATTTTTGAAACAGAGCCATTGATTCTAAATGGCTTGTATGAGGAAACATATCCAACATGCCTAATCGGGTCAATTTAAAACCTTGTTCAAGTAAGCTCTGACAATCCCTGGCAAGCGTAGCAGGATTACAAGAAACGTACACTATACTCGTCGCACCAAGTTCAGAAAGTTGATCTATAACCCCGCTTGCGCCTGCTCGCGCTGGATCTAATAATACTTTATCAAACTTAGTTTTCGCCCATATATTGTCGGATATATCTTGTTCCAGATTGGCTTGATAGAAATCGACATTGTTGATGCCGTTTTCCCTCGCATTAGCTTCTGCTTGATCCACCATTTCTTGCATGCCTTCAACGCCAACAACGGCTTTTGCTTTAGTTGCCATTGGAAGGCTAAAGTTCCCTAAACCACAAAACAGGTCAAGCACTCTGTCTTCAGGAGAAATATCTAGCCACTCAACCGCTTGGTTCACCATCTGTTGATTCACATTGCGGTTTACTTGAATAAAGTTAGTCGGTAAAAATGGAATAACAAAGCCACCTTCACTGTAAACTGGCTTCTCTCCTTCGATAAGCGACAACGTATCTTTATCGGACAAAACGTAAAGCGTTAATGCGTTATCGATTGCAAACTTACGTAGCGCCTGA is a genomic window of Vibrio algarum containing:
- the relA gene encoding GTP diphosphokinase; this encodes MVAVRSAHLNKDEEFELETWISSLNQDNKTSTKLLEVYRQCETHLEGKEQSSLLLWRGREMIEILITLSMDRPTLVAAQLFPVVSSGFFEREELEDVYGKEIMKLIDGVEEMAAIGQLNVTLEGSGASGQVDNVRRMLLAMVDDFRCVIIKLAERICNLREVKDKPIEVRQMAAKECANIYAPLANRLGIGQLKWEIEDYAFRYQQSDIYKQIAKQISERRIVRERYIDDFVTDLMSEMKATNINAEVSGRPKHIYSIWRKMQKKSLAFDELFDVRAVRIIADEIQDCYAALGIVHTKYKHLPSEFDDYVANPKPNGYQSIHTVILGPEGKTIEIQIRTKQMHEDSELGVAAHWKYKEGASSGRSGYDEKITWLRKLLDWQEEMSDSGEMLDELRSQVFDDRVYAFTPRGDVVDLPMGATPLDFAYHIHSEVGHRCIGTKVAGRIVPFTHKLEMGDQVEIITQKEPNPSRDWLNSSLGFVHSSRARAKINAWFRKESREKNLEAGREILEAELAKIGATLKDAHEYALRRFNVNTTDELYAGIGSGDLRINQVVNHINALVNKPTAEEEDKQALEKLQESELKSSGQSRSHKDAIVVEGVDNLMSHLARCCQPIPGDSISGYITQGRGISVHRSDCEQLAELRLHASERIIDTVWGGSFSGNFILTLRVEALERSGLLKDVTTLLANEKLNVSSMKSRSDYKRQMSIMDFNIDVRNVEILSRIISRIEQIKDVISVRRLS